A single window of Electrophorus electricus isolate fEleEle1 chromosome 16, fEleEle1.pri, whole genome shotgun sequence DNA harbors:
- the LOC113590919 gene encoding NACHT, LRR and PYD domains-containing protein 3-like, with product MGATRDEECRTGVSDPVLTMTGHILLGALNELNREDLETFKFYLTFSPPEGFSHIPKAQLNRQTTRTETAEKMMNAYEDALIVAIKILEQINQNELARKIKQQIQEQLKTDPTKQPLKKQRLSMSQGYYSSYEETSTQMDSSHEDNVQDLQTIVRNHKSCLQKENAYIIEGTYKKEKFPLNAIFTNLIITGESNKKLSSVHEVLATEKSQSSDETGIKFSEIFGDSKGEIRTVLTKGEAGIGKTVLVQKFILDWAERNAHEDVMFLFVLPFRKLNLIEDQLWSLHELLVHLHPSLKGCRSSDYFDKTILFIFDGLEECKITMDFRHASVVSDVDTKSTVDALIINLISGMLLPSAFVWITSRPAAANLIPSKYIDRMVEIQGFGDQQKEEYFRKRVGQEDQLDRIISHIKAARSLQIMCRIPVFCWISVTVLQPWLTQESEKEIPTTLTEMYSHFLLVQTNTKNEKFDDRQENDGKKLLECNRKMILKLAELAFNQLVMGNVTFCEEDLEKCGIDVTEATVNSGLCTEILKMESKFYQRKFYCFVHLSFQEFFAALYVFYCYLCKNMDRLKILLPKTSAKVSGNISLEEIMKCVVDQALESKNGRLDLFLCFLHGILLESSQRLLQGILPHIQSNSESIKKIIQNLKRGQKKHINPERWINLSHCLIEMKDNSIQQEIQSYLKSKTKSKRLSLAHCSAMANMFQASEKVMDELDLKKYNTSEEGRRRLIPAVRNCRKAILADCNLTNQSCENITSALQSRNSPLREIDLSNNDLQHSMNLLCHGLRSSHCELEIISFSGCKLTNLSCKDIASALESSLRNLDLSYNGLQDDGVKHLTVGLKSKRCKLQVLRLTSCMVTGESCRYLANALKENSTLRELDLSCNDLQDKGMKKICSVLKSSHSNLEVLRLSDCKLTEQSCKDIASVLQNANSYLKDLDLGDNDLKDLGVELLSVGLKSSNCSLEILRLAGCCLTKKGCSLLAEALRSNTTHLGELDLCYNYAFQELKQLFSHQTCKLKIYHGRELRMMPGLQKYACKLTLDLNTANSHLCLLNEDKKVTLVEEDQQYQHNKQRFLHRAQVLCKEKLCGRCYWEVIGTPGAIIAVSYERISRKGRTKVCWFGRSKKSWSLELSDGNYSLWHNNKSVGIPANTPFSDRVGVYLDFPAGTLSFYSISHAGNMTCIHTIRTTFSESLLAGFGLKNLGSYVSLCN from the exons ATGGGTGCGACCCGGGATGAAGAGTGTAGGACCGGGGTTTCCGACCCGG TTTTAACCATGACAGGACACATTCTTCTTGGAGCCCTGAATGAACTGAATCGTGAGGATCTAGAGACATTCAAGTTTTACCTCACTTTTTCCCCACCAGAGGGCTTCTCACATATTCCAAAGGCGCAACTGAACCGACAAACAACAAGAACAGAAACTGCAGAGAAAATGATGAATGCTTATGAAGATGCTCTTATAGTTGCTATAAAGATTTTGGAACAAATTAATCAAAATGAGCTTGCAAGGAAAATAAAGCAGCAGATTCAGGAACAGCTGAAGACTGATCCCACTAAGCAACCTTTGAAGAAACAGAGACTGTCCATGTCACAGGGCTACTATTCCAGTTATGAAGAAACATCAACACAGATGGACTCCAGCCATGAAGATAATG TGCAAGATCTTCAGACTATCGTGAGAAATCATAAATCCTGTCTACAGAAGGAAAATGCATATATAATTGAAGGGACttacaaaaaggaaaagttTCCACTGAATGCCATATTTACAAATCTTATAATCACAGGagaaagtaataaaaaattGAGTAGTGTACATGAGGTTTTAGCAACTGAAAAGTCACAATCCTCTGATGAGACCGGAATCAAATTCAGTGAGATCTTTGGGGACAGTAAAGGAGAAATCAGGACTGTCCTAACAAAGGGGGAAGCTGGCATTGGAAAGACGGTCTTAGTGCAGAAATTCATCCTCGACTGGGCTGAAAGAAATGCCCATGAAgatgtaatgtttttgtttgtacttccattCCGCAAGCTAAACCTGATTGAAGATCAACTCTGGAGTCTTCATGAACTTTTGGTTCACCTGCATCCTTCACTTAAAGGCTGCAGGTCAAGCGATTATTTTGACAAAAccattttgttcatatttgatGGCCTTGAGGAATGTAAAATTACAATGGATTTTAGACACGCTTCAGTTGTCAGTGATGTTGACACAAAATCCACAGTGGATGCATTGATAATAAACCTCATCAGTGGAATGctgcttccttctgcttttgtttggatAACTTCGCGTCCAGCAGCAGCCAACCTGATCCCCTCCAAGTACATTGATCGCATGGTGGAGATTCAGGGATTCGGTGACCAGCAAAAGGAGGAGTACTTCAGAAAAAGAGTGGGTCAAGAGGACCAATTAGACAGAATCATCTCACACATTAAGGCAGCCAGGAGCCTTCAGATTATGTGTCGCATACCAGTCTTTTGTTGGATATCAGTTACTGTACTTCAACCTTGGTTGACCCAGGAGTCTGAAAAAGAAATCCCCACAACTCTAACTGAAATGTACTCGCACTTTCTGCTtgttcaaacaaacacaaaaaatgaaaaatttgaTGATAGACAAGAAAATGATGGAAAGAAACTGCTAGAGTGTAATAGAAAGATGATTCTGAAACTTGCTGAACTGGCTTTCAACCAACTTGTAATGGGCAATGTTACGTTCTGTGAAGAGGATCTGGAAAAATGCGGCATTGATGTCACCGAGGCCACAGTAAACTCTGGGCTTTGCACGGAAATATTGAAGATGGAATCTAAGTTTTATCAAAGGAAGTTCTATTGTTTTGTGCATCTGAGCTTTCAAGAGTTTTTTGCTGCTCTCTATGTGTTCTATTGCTATCTATGCAAGAACATGGACAGACTGAAGATATTGCTACCAAAGACCAGTGCTAAGGTGTCTGGAAATATTTCCCTGGAAGAAATTATGAAATGTGTTGTAGATCAGGCCTTGGAGAGTAAGAATGGGCGCCTTGAtcttttcctctgtttcctTCATGGCATATTGCTGGAGTCCAGTCAGAGACTGCTACAAGGTATACTGCCACATATACAGAGCAACTCTGAAAGCATTAAGAAAATTATACAGAACCTGAAACGGggccaaaaaaaacacatcaaccCTGAGCGATGGATCAATCTCTCACACTGCTTGATTGAAATGAAGGATAATAGTATTCAGCAAGAAATTCAGAGTTACCtcaaatccaaaacaaaatcaaaaagacTTTCCCTTGCACACTGCTCAGCAATGGCCAATATGTTTCAAGCATCAGAGAAAGTGATGGATGAGCTAGATCTCAAGAAATACAACACATCAGAGGAGGGCCGCAGGAGACTAATCCCAGCTGTGAGAAACTGCAGAAAGGCCAT TCTGGCAGACTGTAATCTCACCAACCAGTCCTGTGAAAACATCACCTCAGCTTTGCAATCAAGAAACTCACCCCTGAGAGAGATTGACCTGAGCAACAATGACCTGCAGCATTCAATGAATCTGCTGTGCCATGGCCTCAGAAGTTCACACTGTGAACTGGAAATTATTAG TTTCTCTGGCTGCAAACTCACCAACTTGTCTTGTAAAGACATTGCTTCAGCTCTTGAGTCTTCCCTGAGAAATCTAGACCTGAGTTACAATGGCCTGCAGGATGATGGAGTGAAACACCTCACTGTTGGGCTAAAAAGCAAGCGGTGTAAATTGCAGGTCTTGAG GCTTACCAGTTGTATGGTTACTGGTGAATCCTGCAGATATCTTGCCAACGCCCTGAAAGAAAATTCAACACTCAGAGAGCTGGACTTGAGTTGTAATGACCTGCAAGATAAAGGAATGAAGAAGATCTGTAGTGTACTAAAGAGTTCACATAGTAATCTTGAAGTTCTCAG ACTTTCTGATTGTAAACTCACAGAGCAGTCTTGTAAAGATATCGCTTCAGTTCTGCAAAATGCTAATTCATACTTGAAAGACCTAGACCTGGGTGACAATGATCTGAAGGATTTGGGAGTAGAACTGCTCTCTgttggactgaagagttcaaaCTGCAGTCTGGAGATACTGAG ATTGGCTGGCTGTTGCCTCACAAAGAAGGGCTGTTCCTTACTTGCTGAAGCTTTGCgttcaaacaccacacacctggGAGAGCTGGATTTGTGCTACAATTACGCATTTCAGGAATTGAAACAACTTTTCTCTCATCAGACCTGTAAATTGAA AATATACCATGGAAGGGAACTGAGAATGATGCCAGGACtccaaaaat ATGCCTGTAAGCTGACGCTGGACCTGAACACAGCAAATTCGCATCTCTGTTTGCTTAATGAGGACAAGAAGGTAACACTTGTGGAAGAGGATCAGCAATACcaacacaataaacaaagatTCCTGCACAGGGCACAAGTGTTATGCAAAGAGAAACTGTGTGGGCGATGTTACTGGGAGGTCATAGGGACTCCAGGGGCCATTATTGCAGTGTCATATGAAAGGATCAGCAGGAAGGGACGCACAAAAGTCTGCTGGTTTGGACGGTCGAAAAAGTCCTGGAGCCTGGAGTTGTCTGATGGCAATTACTCACTGTGGCACAATAATAAGAGCGTGGGCATTCCTGCTAATACACCTTTTTCTgacagagtaggagtgtatctggatTTCCCTGCTGGCACGCTTTCCTTCTACAGTATCTCGCATGCGGGCAACATGACATGCATCCACACGATCCGCACCACATTCAGTGAATCCCTCCTTGCAGGTTTTGGATTAAAGAATCTCGGCTCCTATGTCTCTCTTTGTAACTGA